Proteins encoded within one genomic window of Leptospira stimsonii:
- a CDS encoding glycosyltransferase family 2 protein, producing MKKKNITYVIPCLNEEKTLPLVLEKLVKLKKELKQYNVEILVSDNGSEDKSIAIAKKFGARVVHCKERGYGAALNFGITNATGEIVLFADADNTYDFLESPALLAEMEKGAEFVIGSRLSGTIHKGAMPFLHRYLGTPVINWIINLLYSKKGNRVQDANSGFRCFLKKKYLEWEIESTGMEFASEMLVKALRSGVKLSHVPISLYPDVAGRIPHLRTWRDGMRHLLQILIHSQQLFYYSGFALFFFGWAVTLLGYFTGIIAIGPFHIFGIHSLTVSLLVATLGQTVWAIGLFLAARKTSELSLYSKLNHLSEDLLFWYSARMILFVVLLFAFILFRWWRNSFQVLDLEKEILMISFLSVQILNLIGQTITAHLLKRT from the coding sequence ATGAAGAAAAAAAATATTACCTATGTTATCCCGTGTTTAAACGAGGAAAAAACACTCCCCTTGGTTCTTGAAAAGTTGGTGAAACTCAAGAAGGAACTAAAACAATACAATGTTGAAATTCTTGTTTCCGACAACGGAAGCGAAGATAAGTCGATTGCGATCGCGAAGAAATTCGGAGCAAGGGTCGTTCATTGCAAAGAACGCGGCTACGGAGCCGCCCTCAATTTCGGTATCACAAATGCCACCGGCGAGATCGTCCTCTTTGCGGATGCAGATAATACATATGATTTTCTCGAATCTCCCGCTCTTCTTGCGGAAATGGAAAAGGGTGCGGAGTTTGTAATCGGCTCGCGTTTGAGCGGAACGATTCATAAGGGTGCAATGCCTTTTTTACATAGATATCTTGGGACGCCGGTCATCAACTGGATTATCAATCTATTATATTCAAAAAAAGGAAACCGTGTGCAGGACGCAAATTCCGGTTTCCGCTGTTTTTTAAAGAAGAAATATTTGGAATGGGAGATCGAGAGCACGGGTATGGAATTCGCCTCGGAAATGCTCGTCAAAGCGCTGAGAAGCGGTGTGAAACTTTCGCATGTGCCGATCAGTTTGTATCCAGACGTAGCAGGCCGGATCCCACATCTCAGAACCTGGAGGGATGGAATGAGACATCTTTTGCAGATTCTCATCCATTCTCAACAGTTGTTTTACTATTCCGGTTTTGCGCTTTTCTTTTTTGGTTGGGCTGTGACACTTCTAGGGTATTTTACGGGAATCATTGCGATCGGTCCGTTTCATATTTTCGGAATCCATTCTCTCACCGTTTCTTTGTTAGTCGCAACGCTCGGGCAAACCGTTTGGGCGATCGGTTTATTTTTGGCCGCGAGGAAAACTTCGGAGCTGAGTCTTTATTCTAAACTGAATCATCTTTCTGAGGACCTTTTGTTCTGGTATTCAGCTCGGATGATTTTGTTTGTAGTATTACTTTTTGCATTTATTCTCTTTCGGTGGTGGAGAAATTCGTTTCAAGTCTTAGACTTGGAGAAAGAAATATTGATGATCAGTTTTCTGAGCGTTCAAATTCTCAACCTCATCGGACAAACAATCACTGCGCATTTGTTGAAAAGAACCTAA
- a CDS encoding glycosyltransferase family 39 protein, which yields MIRVKAYLGELKRNSDLRVFLFVFALGAFFRLFKLDLQSPWEDELFSIRASSVSSLIELWEWMKNDPHPPLYQTLLFFWFQTFSPTVFFGRLLSAIGGLLVPLAFYIFIPKKLSGRIRVSVSALLALSTGLIYYSQELRSYSLLVLFCTIQLAFVLRFVYETEQIRRTKILFVVLAVSLLASYTHFFGFIWSASVFLGMFVSSWIFTRKFPITEFLFGIVFGILFLPALYLLFNSDKIGIASWIPEAGLTAFVVFFDLIFHSGIFKKFIPGIVASLALFVGFASLSFPRKNGDAHSVSLDSEHKKSVILLLLVLTIFSIVLGILSSIQPLITARNLLVTAPVLYFLIATGFSLFPIYKGKRLESILILLSLVSLFYFTRYYYKPYKEQWRESSQYILSEIKDHPEEYTLLCSSHTYNMEYFLKTAGITGISPKIYNREEAELFIKDPKKKNLVILETSWKYLDSQEVDSLFHKKNFERNDRLFYGMKVIVIHK from the coding sequence ATGATTCGTGTGAAGGCGTATCTCGGCGAACTAAAACGAAATTCGGATCTCAGAGTTTTTCTTTTTGTATTCGCGTTAGGCGCCTTCTTTCGTCTTTTCAAGTTAGATCTTCAGAGTCCGTGGGAAGACGAGCTCTTTTCGATTCGGGCCTCTTCCGTATCTTCTCTGATAGAACTTTGGGAATGGATGAAGAACGATCCGCATCCGCCTTTATATCAGACACTTTTGTTTTTTTGGTTTCAGACTTTTTCACCGACGGTTTTCTTCGGGAGATTGCTCAGCGCCATCGGCGGTCTTCTGGTTCCACTTGCATTCTATATTTTCATTCCAAAAAAATTGAGTGGTAGAATCCGAGTTTCGGTTTCCGCGTTACTCGCGCTTTCCACCGGGCTCATCTATTATTCGCAAGAACTCAGGTCTTATAGTCTTCTCGTTTTGTTTTGTACGATCCAACTTGCGTTCGTTCTCCGTTTCGTCTATGAAACGGAACAAATACGTAGAACCAAAATTCTTTTCGTGGTTTTGGCCGTTTCTCTCCTTGCGTCTTATACACATTTTTTCGGTTTCATTTGGTCTGCGTCCGTCTTTCTCGGAATGTTCGTTTCGTCTTGGATTTTTACCAGAAAATTTCCAATCACTGAATTCCTTTTTGGAATCGTCTTCGGGATTTTGTTTCTTCCGGCTTTGTATCTTTTGTTCAACTCGGATAAAATCGGGATCGCCTCTTGGATCCCGGAAGCGGGTTTGACTGCGTTTGTGGTCTTCTTCGATTTGATCTTTCACTCCGGAATTTTTAAGAAGTTCATTCCGGGAATCGTTGCTTCTTTGGCTTTATTCGTCGGTTTTGCTTCCCTTTCTTTTCCCAGGAAGAATGGTGATGCCCATTCGGTGAGTTTAGATTCCGAACATAAGAAATCGGTAATTCTTCTTCTCCTCGTCCTAACGATTTTTTCAATCGTACTCGGAATTCTTTCCTCCATTCAACCTTTGATTACCGCGAGAAATCTTTTGGTCACGGCGCCCGTATTGTATTTTTTGATCGCGACCGGCTTTTCTCTGTTTCCGATTTATAAAGGAAAACGTCTGGAATCGATCTTGATTCTTCTTTCCTTGGTTTCTCTTTTTTATTTCACGCGCTATTATTATAAACCGTATAAGGAGCAGTGGAGGGAAAGTTCTCAATACATTCTTTCGGAGATCAAGGATCATCCGGAAGAATACACACTTCTCTGTTCTTCACATACTTACAATATGGAATATTTTCTGAAGACTGCAGGCATTACCGGAATTTCTCCGAAAATTTATAATAGGGAAGAGGCGGAACTTTTTATCAAGGATCCGAAGAAAAAAAATCTCGTAATCTTAGAAACCTCTTGGAAATATCTTGATTCGCAAGAAGTAGATTCTCTATTTCATAAGAAGAACTTTGAACGAAACGATCGACTGTTCTACGGAATGAAAGTAATCGTGATTCATAAGTAA